In Companilactobacillus allii, one genomic interval encodes:
- a CDS encoding PTS system mannose/fructose/sorbose family transporter subunit IID — MKKNKEYELTKKDFNQINKRSMFGFQMGWNYERMQASGYLYTILPQLRKIYGDGTPELKEAMKTHNQFFNTSNFFNTIVTGIDLAIEGKEGVDSLDTVSGIKTGLMGPFAAIGDSLFAALVPTIMGAIAATMAAQGNPLGLFLWLAVNIAIMVFRWKQLHFAYKTGTKLVSEMQGQLNALTDAATLLGVFIVGALIASMINIQVPLVAHLGKVSLSVQTNIDMILPKLVPACVVGLVYWLLGKKGMTSTKVIFIVIIFAVLLSAIGVLGKI; from the coding sequence ATGAAGAAGAATAAAGAATACGAATTAACTAAGAAAGATTTTAACCAAATCAACAAACGTAGTATGTTTGGTTTCCAAATGGGTTGGAATTACGAAAGAATGCAAGCTTCAGGTTACCTTTATACAATCTTGCCACAGCTTAGAAAAATCTACGGTGATGGTACTCCAGAACTTAAAGAAGCTATGAAGACTCATAACCAATTTTTCAACACAAGTAATTTCTTTAATACAATCGTTACAGGTATCGATCTTGCCATTGAAGGTAAGGAAGGTGTCGATTCACTAGATACTGTTTCAGGTATTAAGACTGGTCTTATGGGACCATTTGCTGCTATCGGTGATTCATTGTTTGCAGCCTTAGTACCAACTATCATGGGTGCTATTGCAGCTACAATGGCCGCTCAAGGTAATCCATTAGGACTATTTCTATGGTTAGCAGTTAACATTGCCATCATGGTCTTCCGTTGGAAACAACTTCACTTTGCATATAAGACAGGTACAAAGCTTGTTTCAGAGATGCAAGGTCAATTAAATGCTTTAACAGATGCCGCTACATTACTTGGTGTTTTCATTGTTGGCGCTTTGATCGCAAGTATGATCAATATCCAAGTTCCACTAGTTGCACACCTTGGTAAAGTTTCACTCAGTGTTCAAACAAACATTGATATGATCCTACCAAAGCTTGTTCCAGCCTGTGTCGTAGGTCTTGTTTACTGGTTATTAGGTAAAAAAGGTATGACATCAACAAAGGTTATCTTCATTGTTATTAT
- a CDS encoding PTS mannose/fructose/sorbose/N-acetylgalactosamine transporter subunit IIC translates to MSFTIVQILLLTAYSMYNIYDELQMNSSLSQPVWAGMISGLIMGDMKTGLIIGAALQLTVLGVGTFGGASKIDANSGTVLATAFSIGTGMKAATAIAAIGVPVAALLTSFDILARFANTYFQHKVDKDIDNFNYKGIERHTIMGAIPWCLSRGIPIFLALALGQGVVKTMVTYLNGDLQWLNTGLQTAGATLPAVGFAILLHYLPVKKNIAYLILGFTITALLSTVFSNIQALGAGLSVANKSFTTVFNALPMLAIALIGGAFAILEYKKSMAKINTAQGPKPTDDDEDEDDEIEDANGEVDGDEEE, encoded by the coding sequence ATGAGTTTTACTATTGTTCAGATATTGCTTTTAACGGCATATTCCATGTACAACATATATGATGAATTACAAATGAACTCATCATTAAGTCAACCCGTTTGGGCCGGTATGATTTCTGGTTTGATCATGGGGGACATGAAGACAGGACTTATTATCGGTGCTGCTCTTCAATTAACAGTTCTAGGTGTTGGTACATTCGGTGGAGCTTCAAAGATCGATGCTAACTCAGGTACTGTTTTGGCTACAGCCTTTTCAATCGGTACAGGTATGAAAGCTGCTACAGCTATCGCTGCTATCGGTGTTCCGGTTGCTGCTTTACTTACATCATTTGATATTCTTGCTAGATTTGCTAACACATACTTCCAGCACAAAGTTGATAAGGATATCGATAACTTCAACTATAAGGGTATTGAAAGACATACGATCATGGGTGCCATTCCATGGTGTCTATCACGTGGTATTCCTATTTTCCTAGCTTTGGCTCTAGGTCAAGGTGTTGTTAAGACAATGGTTACATATCTAAACGGAGACTTACAATGGTTGAACACAGGTCTACAAACTGCCGGTGCTACACTTCCAGCTGTTGGTTTCGCAATCTTACTTCACTACTTACCAGTTAAAAAGAACATCGCTTACTTGATCTTAGGTTTTACAATTACAGCTTTGTTATCAACAGTATTCTCAAATATCCAAGCACTTGGTGCAGGCTTGAGCGTTGCTAACAAGTCATTTACAACAGTATTCAACGCTTTACCAATGTTGGCTATCGCTTTGATCGGTGGTGCTTTCGCCATTCTTGAATATAAGAAATCAATGGCTAAAATAAACACTGCTCAAGGTCCAAAACCTACTGATGATGACGAAGATGAAGACGACGAAATTGAAGACGCTAACGGGGAGGTAGACGGTGATGAAGAAGAATAA